A part of Ptychodera flava strain L36383 chromosome 11, AS_Pfla_20210202, whole genome shotgun sequence genomic DNA contains:
- the LOC139144487 gene encoding uncharacterized protein, which yields METLRVGHEHNSRVARSVNQTSVSDAILPSFELSNDTETSVAIVYVYHNFGELLPVGDARVDESRQWVKSITALKRVRKVNSPVVSVMLYTDSGSIKDTESLKVTTKMYHKEVGYDAECAHMAYGNPKK from the exons ATGGAAACCTTGAGAGTTGGACATGAACACAACTCAAGAGTAGCTAGAAGTGTGAACCAGACATCTGTAAGCGATGCTATTCTACCGTCATTTGAACTATCAAACGATACAG AAACAAGTGTTGCCATTGTGTATGTCTATCACAATTTTGGAGAACTGTTGCCTGTTGGCGATGCACGAGT GGACGAATCAAGACAATGGGTAAAATCTATCACAGCGTTAAAACGCGTGCGGAAAGTGAACTCGCCTGTTGTATCAGTTATGCTATATACAGACTCAGGTTCCATTAAGGACACGGAATCACTGAAGGTTACAACAAAGATGTACCACAAAGAG GTTGGTTATGATGCTGAGTGTGCCCACATGGCCTATGGAAATCCAAAAA aatag